One Helianthus annuus cultivar XRQ/B chromosome 12, HanXRQr2.0-SUNRISE, whole genome shotgun sequence genomic region harbors:
- the LOC110893572 gene encoding uncharacterized protein LOC110893572 → MNWVAWDRTIAPEEYGGLGFGSLRDANLAMLAKWWWRFKTEKDGLWRRVVWAIHHNSRGWKDIPTKVSIPGPWKSITSIRSILLQAGLDLEKATSAELGNGKNICFWLDCWAGNEPFYVMFPELFRAEKHKGCLVQDRLVTNGPNLIFSWAWLTPELGDIEADQLNQVVGLICGSSGLNMSSGMDRWQWTLDGGGSFSVASIKKTLSSVNRVRPGKAFEWNNWVPKKVGIVAWRAEMERLPTRCALAARSIPVNDRTCIMCGSYDESSEHLLVSCQFAQMVWQNIALWCSIPPIIAFDLKDMLTLHEVCTVSGKKKKVLHAVILVAIWSIWKSRNEAVFQQKSPNMTKTLDEIKAMAYLWVKNRSRSMTLTWEDWSKFKI, encoded by the coding sequence ATGAACTGGGTGGCATGGGATAGGACTATTGCTCCGGAAGAATACGGGGGGTTGGGTTTTGGTTCGTTAAGAGATGCAAATCTAGCAATGTTGGcaaagtggtggtggaggttcaaAACGGAAAAAGATGGTTTGTGGAGGCGAGTGGTTTGGGCAATACATCATAATTCGAGAGGGTGGAAAGACATCCCAACAAAGGTTTCTATACCTGGGCCGTGGAAAAGTATCACAAGCATCCGTAGCATACTACTACAAGCAGGGTTGGATCTGGAGAAGGCGACATCAGCTGAGTTGGGTAACgggaaaaatatatgtttttggTTAGACTGCTGGGCCGGTAATGAACCGTTTTACGTAATGTTTCCAGAACTATTCAGAGCTGAAAAACATAAAGGATGTTTGGTTCAAGATCGGCTGGTGACGAATGGGCCGAATCTGATCTTCAGTTGGGCCTGGCTAACACCGGAACTAGGTGATATTGAAGCGGATCAGCTAAACCAAGTTGTGGGCCTGATTTGCGGTTCTAGTGGGCTGAACATGTCATCTGGAATGGATAGATGGCAGTGGACTTTAGATGGTGGTGGAAGTTTCAGTGTAGCAAGTATAAAAAAAACTCTAAGCTCGGTTAATCGTGTGCGCCCCGGTAAAGCGTTTGAGTGGAATAATTGGGTACCGAAAAAAGTGGGCATCGTGGCATGGAGGGCAGAGATGGAACGATTGCCAACCAGATGTGCTTTGGCGGCTCGGAGTATCCCGGTGAACGACAGAACTTGTATCATGTGTGGAAGTTATGACGAGTCAAGTGAACACCTGCTTGTTTCATGCCAGTTTGCACAAATGGTATGGCAAAATATTGCATTATGGTGCTCGATTCCCCCGATTATAGCATTTGATTTAAAAGACATGTTGACGTTACATGAGGTGTGTACGGTTTCCGGAAAAAAAAAGAAGGTATTACATGCGGTTATTTTGGTTGCAATTTGGAGCATTTGGAAATCGAGGAATGAGGCCGTGTTCCAGCAAAAATCTCCTAACATGACCAAGACTCTGGATGAAATTAAAGCGATGGCGTACCTTTGGGTGAAGAATCGGTCAAGATCGATGACATTAACGTGGGAGGATTGGAGCAAATTCAAGATCTAG